A genome region from Bacillus sp. SM2101 includes the following:
- a CDS encoding hydrolase, which translates to MSNQKSTFIDPNDAVLLLIDHQSGLFQTVKDIDVPTLRRNVLALTKLAQIADIPVITTASVPEGPNGPLIPEVSNIPNATYVPRNGEINSWDNPNFVKTVEETGRKTLIIAGTWTSVCMAFPTLSALAEGYAVYDIIDASGTTSNMSKDITLARMVQAGAVPVDTMSVVSEVQRTWNRSDAEEFASLYAELVPNYGLLIESYGTAYGEGKKTNK; encoded by the coding sequence ATGAGTAACCAGAAATCAACCTTTATTGATCCAAATGATGCTGTTTTACTTCTTATTGACCATCAAAGTGGACTATTCCAAACAGTCAAGGATATTGATGTTCCAACACTCAGAAGAAATGTCTTAGCTCTTACCAAGTTAGCACAGATTGCGGATATACCAGTAATCACAACAGCTTCAGTTCCAGAAGGACCTAATGGCCCTCTTATTCCTGAGGTTAGCAATATTCCTAATGCAACCTATGTACCACGAAACGGAGAAATAAATTCTTGGGATAACCCTAATTTTGTGAAAACTGTAGAGGAAACTGGAAGGAAAACACTTATAATTGCTGGGACATGGACTAGTGTTTGTATGGCGTTTCCAACATTAAGCGCATTAGCTGAGGGTTATGCAGTGTATGATATTATAGATGCATCTGGTACAACAAGTAATATGTCAAAGGACATCACATTGGCTCGTATGGTTCAAGCTGGCGCTGTTCCAGTAGATACTATGTCTGTAGTCTCTGAAGTCCAAAGAACTTGGAATCGATCAGATGCGGAAGAGTTTGCTTCCCTTTATGCAGAACTAGTTCCAAATTATGGTCTGCTAATTGAGAGCTATGGAACCGCGTATGGAGAAGGTAAAAAAACAAATAAGTAA
- a CDS encoding recombinase family protein codes for MRRFFYARVSSKDQTLERQISAAKEIGISEEYIFIEKASGKDFKRPEYQLMKRMFRAGDILYIKSLDRLGRNKQMILDEWQDLIKVKKIEIVVLEMPLLNTLKYKDLNGIESLISDLILQLLSYMAEDERKRIKERQEEGIRVAMQNGVKFGRKKIEINEEFKSVYSEWKQNKITAVEAMKIVGMKNNTFYRRVKEYESNL; via the coding sequence ATGCGGAGATTTTTTTATGCTAGGGTTAGTAGCAAAGACCAAACTTTGGAAAGACAAATTTCTGCTGCTAAAGAGATAGGCATTTCTGAAGAATATATATTTATAGAAAAAGCGAGTGGAAAAGATTTTAAAAGACCAGAATATCAATTGATGAAGCGTATGTTTAGGGCAGGAGATATTTTATATATCAAGTCACTTGATAGACTAGGACGAAATAAACAAATGATATTAGATGAGTGGCAGGATTTAATAAAGGTAAAAAAAATAGAAATTGTTGTTCTAGAAATGCCTCTCCTTAATACCCTGAAATATAAGGATTTGAATGGTATTGAATCATTAATCTCTGACTTAATACTGCAATTATTAAGTTATATGGCAGAAGATGAACGTAAAAGAATAAAAGAAAGGCAAGAAGAAGGAATTCGAGTTGCTATGCAGAATGGGGTTAAATTCGGCAGGAAGAAAATTGAGATTAATGAAGAATTTAAATCGGTCTATTCTGAATGGAAACAAAATAAAATAACTGCCGTTGAAGCTATGAAAATAGTAGGTATGAAAAATAACACGTTTTACAGAAGAGTAAAAGAATACGAGTCGAATCTTTAA
- a CDS encoding DUF3888 domain-containing protein, whose translation MNKTLLILFISLLLFNVQPNVIKSSQNELDNKLLSDTLITMLNPYISEEVAKHYGYYKLYGLYDVEIINLTRESEGSYSFKVTVQVKTFEHAHNSPFGEETITFEINPSSVKTINFIHKGDKEEKKVNYFYKEVLSDIQTTFNLNLKSFSKYNYKQLQYMTEKQKEYQSLLDIVKNIKVNILNPNIEPPYKNVIDPVTFVTGNKAFIIFKISDGTNIIYEVIRKNDLWEVVQKERKKGKKMKNELIWYM comes from the coding sequence ATGAACAAAACTTTATTAATCCTGTTTATTAGTTTATTGCTATTTAATGTTCAACCTAATGTGATTAAATCAAGTCAAAATGAATTAGATAACAAACTATTATCTGATACATTAATCACTATGCTCAATCCATATATTTCAGAGGAAGTTGCTAAACATTACGGTTATTATAAATTATACGGCCTGTACGATGTTGAAATTATAAACTTAACTAGAGAAAGTGAAGGGAGTTATTCTTTTAAAGTTACCGTTCAAGTCAAAACATTTGAGCATGCACATAATTCACCCTTTGGTGAGGAAACCATAACTTTTGAAATAAATCCATCTAGTGTAAAAACTATTAACTTTATTCATAAGGGGGATAAAGAAGAAAAAAAAGTGAATTATTTTTACAAGGAAGTTTTGTCTGATATTCAGACAACATTCAATTTAAATTTGAAATCCTTTTCGAAATATAACTATAAACAATTGCAATATATGACAGAAAAACAAAAAGAATATCAATCCCTTTTAGACATTGTTAAAAATATAAAAGTAAACATATTAAACCCTAATATAGAACCACCATATAAAAATGTCATAGATCCAGTCACTTTTGTAACAGGTAATAAAGCATTCATTATATTTAAAATATCTGATGGAACAAATATAATTTATGAAGTGATTAGAAAAAATGATTTATGGGAAGTTGTACAGAAAGAAAGAAAAAAGGGAAAAAAGATGAAAAATGAACTAATTTGGTATATGTAA
- a CDS encoding arylamine N-acetyltransferase, whose translation MDITEYLERIKVDSLSGDQMKDLQLLIKQNIYNIPFENLDVIRRIPIKLDLEQIYRKVVINRRGGFCYELNGLFHWLLTRLGYEVKRISATVAKNKNEWYLQNTHLSNIVTINEREYLVDVGFGDFSHSPIPLDGEEVEDIGGTYRIERVNELFYDLQKIDSDDWLTKFRFNTEAREYLFFEEACQLNQSPASHYTKKIIVTKGNATGRITLTDHEVITTINGQKTKREYLLEERNVILQELFGINLLNA comes from the coding sequence ATGGATATTACAGAATACCTAGAAAGGATTAAGGTAGATTCCCTTTCAGGTGATCAAATGAAGGATTTACAACTTCTGATCAAACAGAATATATATAATATTCCATTTGAAAATTTAGACGTCATTCGTAGGATACCCATCAAGCTAGATCTTGAGCAAATATACCGTAAAGTTGTAATAAATCGACGGGGAGGTTTTTGTTATGAATTGAATGGCCTATTCCATTGGTTGCTTACAAGACTTGGGTATGAAGTGAAGAGGATTTCAGCGACGGTAGCTAAAAACAAGAATGAATGGTATTTACAGAACACTCATTTAAGCAACATTGTTACAATAAATGAGAGAGAGTATTTAGTTGATGTGGGTTTTGGAGACTTTAGCCATTCACCTATTCCTTTAGACGGGGAAGAGGTCGAAGATATAGGTGGAACCTATAGAATTGAACGTGTTAATGAGTTATTTTATGATTTGCAAAAGATAGATTCTGACGACTGGCTGACGAAATTCCGATTCAACACGGAAGCCCGTGAGTATTTATTCTTTGAAGAAGCATGCCAATTGAATCAAAGTCCAGCGTCACATTATACCAAAAAAATAATCGTCACAAAAGGAAATGCGACAGGAAGAATAACACTTACCGATCATGAAGTCATTACAACAATAAATGGTCAAAAAACAAAACGAGAATATCTTCTTGAGGAACGTAACGTTATTTTGCAGGAATTGTTTGGAATCAATTTGTTGAATGCTTAA
- a CDS encoding methyltransferase domain-containing protein, whose protein sequence is MDKKLTETIRKRFNRVSGIYDSMNKMIKESWRKDLLKNVKGNVLEVGIGTGLNFPFYPNDIHLTGIDFSSGMLKHARKKVNTHTLSYQINLIEMDAQQMDFPDNTFDYVVATCVYCSIPDPVKGLKEMGRVCKSDGKIIMLEHMRSENEVVGKMMDILNPIMVNMGGANINRKTLDNINKAGLMIEQKEDLFYSIMRKLIVTPK, encoded by the coding sequence ATGGATAAGAAATTAACCGAAACGATTAGGAAGCGTTTTAATCGAGTGTCAGGGATATACGACTCCATGAATAAGATGATTAAGGAGAGTTGGAGGAAGGATCTACTCAAAAATGTAAAAGGAAATGTTCTAGAAGTAGGTATTGGTACTGGTTTGAATTTTCCATTTTATCCTAACGATATTCATTTGACAGGCATAGATTTTAGTTCAGGTATGCTGAAGCATGCAAGGAAAAAGGTAAATACTCATACTCTATCCTATCAAATAAATCTTATTGAAATGGATGCGCAACAGATGGACTTTCCTGACAATACCTTTGATTATGTCGTAGCTACTTGTGTTTATTGCTCTATACCTGACCCTGTAAAAGGACTAAAAGAAATGGGCAGAGTCTGTAAATCGGATGGAAAAATTATTATGTTGGAACATATGAGAAGTGAGAATGAAGTAGTAGGTAAGATGATGGATATATTAAATCCTATTATGGTTAATATGGGGGGAGCAAATATTAACCGAAAAACATTGGATAATATAAATAAGGCAGGATTAATGATTGAGCAGAAAGAGGATTTATTTTATAGCATTATGAGAAAATTGATAGTTACACCTAAGTAA
- a CDS encoding low temperature requirement protein A: protein MNEKKVTWLELFYDLVFVAAIATATHVLLHVENGYIHAEYIFKFILMIIPIWWAWVGQTLFINRFGYDFLHQRVFMIIQMFFALIMISSLSVDFDKYYLSFFIGYIGLRVLTTMQYLVVQRIEKGDRKKVAQYLGKYFWAGIILSTLSIFFESWVRYAIFYAGIIVDIIVPLLGRKYLIKSPTNIAHLLERFGLFTIILFGESIVSTLAVLRPQEGDWNSIAFSTISFITIIAMWWQYFDNMDKKVDKSIQTAGQSIIYGHLIIYTSLSLIAASIQLMFLHEVKYLFMLVFVFISVLLYFFATTLVFHLYRFKHNRLKVYHLGLFLGILSFFFIIDLIFIIPNVVIMAELALFFIIYTKLTTT from the coding sequence TTGAACGAAAAAAAAGTAACTTGGTTAGAACTTTTTTATGATTTAGTGTTCGTAGCAGCTATTGCGACAGCAACTCATGTATTACTTCATGTTGAAAATGGATATATTCATGCAGAATACATATTTAAGTTCATATTAATGATCATTCCAATTTGGTGGGCTTGGGTCGGCCAGACATTGTTTATTAATCGGTTCGGATATGATTTTTTACATCAACGGGTTTTTATGATTATACAAATGTTCTTTGCACTTATTATGATTTCTAGCTTATCTGTTGATTTTGACAAATATTATCTCTCCTTTTTTATTGGCTATATAGGACTAAGGGTATTGACAACTATGCAATACCTGGTTGTACAGCGCATTGAAAAAGGAGATAGAAAAAAAGTTGCACAATATTTAGGGAAATACTTTTGGGCCGGAATCATACTTTCAACCTTATCGATCTTTTTTGAATCCTGGGTCAGATATGCAATTTTTTATGCTGGAATAATTGTCGATATCATTGTGCCTTTATTAGGTAGAAAGTACTTGATTAAATCACCTACTAATATAGCACATTTACTAGAACGTTTTGGATTGTTCACCATTATTCTTTTCGGTGAATCAATCGTCAGTACACTAGCAGTATTACGCCCACAAGAGGGAGACTGGAATTCGATAGCGTTTTCAACCATTTCTTTCATTACCATAATAGCAATGTGGTGGCAATATTTCGATAATATGGACAAAAAAGTTGATAAGTCGATACAAACAGCAGGTCAGTCAATTATTTATGGGCATTTGATTATTTATACGTCGTTAAGTCTGATTGCCGCATCCATCCAATTAATGTTCTTACATGAAGTAAAGTACCTTTTTATGTTAGTTTTTGTATTTATTTCAGTATTACTCTATTTCTTTGCAACAACTTTAGTGTTCCATCTATATAGGTTTAAGCATAATCGATTGAAGGTTTATCATTTAGGACTCTTTTTAGGAATACTATCATTCTTTTTTATCATTGATTTGATATTTATTATACCAAATGTTGTAATCATGGCAGAGCTTGCCTTGTTCTTTATCATTTACACGAAACTCACGACAACATGA